One region of Flavobacterium sp. GSB-24 genomic DNA includes:
- a CDS encoding STAS domain-containing protein, with product MQNNLLGSLKEHQNKLLTTWSQLLQANGSTDGATEEEESKEFAALLLDALQHSNGNTNSQEFERVNDLLIGISSSRGRRGFSPRENAQYLIAFKEAASKILSEIEPESSKLYDANLQLSTLLDNMTILTFESYMKGREDVIARQIDEISEISTPVIRVWDGVVALPIIGTLDSSRTQVVMENLLQQIVDTGSSIAILDISGVPAVDSLVAQHLIKTVSATRLMGAECIISGIRPEIAQTVVHLGIDLTGIITKASLASALQTAFDMLQLTVVKRK from the coding sequence ATGCAAAATAATCTCCTTGGAAGCTTGAAAGAGCACCAAAACAAATTATTGACTACATGGTCTCAGCTTTTACAAGCAAATGGTTCTACTGATGGGGCGACAGAAGAAGAAGAATCAAAAGAGTTCGCAGCCCTTTTATTAGACGCCTTACAGCATTCAAACGGCAATACAAACTCACAAGAATTTGAGAGAGTAAATGATCTGCTAATTGGAATTTCAAGTTCAAGAGGGAGACGTGGTTTTTCACCTCGTGAAAATGCTCAGTATTTAATTGCTTTTAAAGAAGCTGCTTCAAAGATCCTTTCAGAAATTGAGCCTGAATCTTCAAAGTTATACGACGCAAATTTACAGCTAAGTACACTTTTGGACAATATGACGATTCTGACTTTCGAATCTTATATGAAAGGACGTGAAGATGTTATCGCTAGACAAATTGATGAAATCAGCGAAATTTCTACTCCGGTTATTAGAGTTTGGGACGGTGTTGTGGCACTGCCTATTATTGGTACACTTGACAGCTCAAGAACTCAGGTTGTAATGGAAAATCTTTTACAGCAGATTGTTGATACAGGAAGTTCTATTGCTATACTTGATATTTCAGGAGTGCCTGCAGTAGATTCGCTTGTAGCGCAACATCTTATCAAAACGGTAAGTGCAACCAGATTAATGGGAGCAGAATGTATCATTAGTGGTATTCGTCCTGAAATTGCGCAGACTGTAGTGCATTTAGGAATAGATCTTACAGGAATTATTACCAAAGCTTCACTTGCAAGCGCTCTTCAAACAGCTTTTGACATGCTTCAGCTTACGGTTGTGAAGAGAAAATAA
- a CDS encoding alpha/beta fold hydrolase, giving the protein MPLIEQSEYDFPSIIHRNRHVSTIYAALFKKFDVPGYTREKLELNDGDFINIDFMINDPKKAVILCHGLEGDSRRTYNNSCAAYFQQKGVSVFAWNNRTCGGEMNRLPRLYHHGAVDDLDEVVQFVLKKGFEEVYLIGYSMGGVQLLNYFGWTKLDERIKAGVSISVPTHIATSAEVLKQGFNRVYLKNFTIDIKRKLKYKAAQFPDFINRDQIDKISSFDEVDQYFTAPLHGFASRDDYYQQVSPEFSLKNITIPVLIINSLDDPFLGERCYPRAIAKESEYVYLETPKYGGHCAFPLRNSTYSYAEKRAYEFFESCKALA; this is encoded by the coding sequence ATGCCACTAATTGAACAATCAGAATATGATTTTCCTTCTATTATTCATCGAAACAGGCACGTTTCTACTATTTATGCTGCTTTGTTTAAGAAGTTTGATGTGCCAGGATACACAAGAGAAAAACTGGAGTTAAATGACGGGGATTTTATCAATATCGATTTTATGATAAATGATCCTAAAAAAGCGGTTATTCTTTGCCACGGTTTAGAAGGAGATTCCAGAAGAACTTATAATAACAGCTGTGCAGCTTATTTTCAGCAAAAAGGAGTTTCAGTCTTTGCATGGAACAATCGTACCTGTGGAGGAGAAATGAACCGCCTGCCAAGACTTTATCATCATGGTGCAGTTGACGATCTGGATGAGGTCGTGCAGTTTGTTTTAAAAAAAGGATTCGAAGAAGTTTATTTAATCGGATATTCAATGGGCGGTGTACAGCTTTTAAATTATTTTGGCTGGACAAAACTCGACGAACGCATAAAAGCAGGGGTTTCTATTTCAGTGCCAACTCATATTGCAACCAGTGCCGAAGTACTCAAACAAGGATTCAACAGAGTTTATCTGAAGAATTTTACAATTGATATTAAAAGAAAACTCAAATATAAAGCGGCTCAGTTTCCAGATTTTATTAACCGTGATCAAATCGATAAAATTTCTTCGTTTGATGAAGTGGATCAATATTTTACGGCACCGCTGCATGGTTTTGCGAGCAGAGATGACTATTACCAGCAGGTTTCCCCTGAATTTTCACTTAAAAATATTACCATTCCGGTTTTAATTATCAATTCGCTTGATGATCCTTTTTTGGGCGAAAGATGTTATCCCAGAGCTATAGCAAAAGAAAGTGAATACGTGTATCTGGAAACTCCAAAATATGGAGGTCACTGCGCTTTTCCGCTGCGTAATTCAACGTATTCCTATGCAGAAAAAAGAGCTTATGAATTTTTTGAATCCTGCAAGGCATTAGCATAG
- a CDS encoding alpha/beta hydrolase, whose protein sequence is MSKITVKDGTEIYYKDWGTGQPIVFHHGWPLSSDDWDAQMMFFLKQGYRVIAHDRRGHGRSGQSSEGNNMETYASDIAELTAALDLKDAIHIGHSTGGGEVIRYAAKYGKDRVAKAIIISAVTPIMIKNEANPDGVPLSVFDEIREGTGFNRAQYFYDFPIAFYGWNREGKEVQEGIKHNWWRQGMMGSVLAHYEGIKAFSESDFTEDLKSLDIPVLVLHGEDDQIVPYNQAPKAAKLLKNGKLISYPGFPHGMPTTEAATINKDILEFIKS, encoded by the coding sequence ATGAGTAAAATTACAGTAAAAGACGGAACAGAAATTTATTATAAAGATTGGGGAACTGGACAACCAATTGTTTTTCACCACGGATGGCCTTTATCAAGTGATGATTGGGATGCACAAATGATGTTTTTCTTAAAACAAGGATATCGTGTTATTGCACATGATAGACGCGGGCATGGTCGCTCTGGTCAAAGTTCTGAAGGAAATAACATGGAAACCTACGCATCAGACATTGCGGAATTAACAGCTGCACTTGATTTAAAAGATGCTATTCATATTGGCCACTCAACCGGCGGCGGTGAAGTAATTCGCTACGCAGCAAAATACGGAAAAGACCGTGTTGCAAAAGCTATCATTATTAGCGCAGTAACGCCAATTATGATAAAAAATGAAGCCAATCCTGATGGTGTTCCGCTATCTGTTTTTGATGAAATAAGAGAAGGTACTGGATTTAATAGAGCACAATATTTTTATGATTTTCCCATTGCTTTTTACGGATGGAACCGCGAAGGAAAAGAAGTTCAGGAAGGAATTAAACATAATTGGTGGCGTCAGGGAATGATGGGTTCTGTTTTAGCACATTATGAAGGAATTAAGGCTTTCTCTGAATCTGATTTTACAGAAGATCTTAAGAGTTTAGATATTCCTGTTCTTGTACTGCATGGAGAAGACGATCAAATTGTTCCTTATAATCAAGCACCAAAAGCTGCTAAATTATTGAAAAACGGTAAACTAATTTCTTATCCAGGATTTCCTCACGGTATGCCAACAACTGAAGCTGCGACTATTAATAAAGATATTTTAGAATTTATTAAATCTTAA
- a CDS encoding DUF3347 domain-containing protein, translating into MKKIIALAFICLSSLAQAQLTSKEEVAPELTAKREAQKKEITSNYLALKNNLLISDSIAVVKNATALQNSLQSFKFKKLTLEKMNEATIKRKEIIELAAEVAATKNINKQRKVFQSLSVKFWDLAPKFKAEDTALFLQVCPMTGAGWVSDSKEIKNPYYPKNMLTCGEVKASL; encoded by the coding sequence ATGAAAAAAATAATAGCACTAGCATTTATTTGTTTAAGCAGTCTGGCTCAGGCTCAGTTAACATCAAAAGAAGAAGTTGCTCCGGAATTGACAGCAAAACGAGAAGCACAGAAAAAAGAAATCACAAGCAATTATCTGGCTTTAAAAAACAACCTTCTAATTTCAGATAGTATTGCAGTTGTAAAAAATGCCACAGCATTACAGAATTCATTACAGAGTTTTAAGTTTAAAAAACTAACTCTCGAGAAAATGAACGAAGCAACGATAAAAAGAAAAGAAATCATAGAACTTGCGGCTGAAGTTGCTGCAACAAAAAACATCAATAAACAGCGCAAAGTTTTTCAATCATTGTCTGTCAAGTTTTGGGATTTGGCACCTAAATTCAAAGCAGAAGATACTGCATTGTTTTTACAAGTTTGTCCCATGACCGGGGCAGGATGGGTGAGTGACAGTAAGGAAATCAAAAATCCTTATTATCCAAAAAACATGTTGACTTGCGGTGAAGTGAAAGCAAGTTTATAG
- a CDS encoding zinc-dependent metalloprotease, whose protein sequence is MKKLFILTIMLVAIHQHGFAQTPEKKADSTSTQPKGLQPYEKIIKDNSKNKAGLFTISQVDTKFYFQIPDSLFNRYMLVVTRYLSTPEGMGVFGGEKANEQTIYFEKGANNTVFLRSLQYKQDVRNADSMLAKALAGSNENPIVAAFPIKTTNPETGNVVIDVTDAFKKDNPMFSLESKEKTEKKLTSLADDKSFIESIDTYPINIEVKTTKTYTNSTASSGSVTLRLNTSIVLLPKTPMRKRFADERVGFFANKYVLFDDDEQRAQTKFIIQRYRLEPKDKDIKKYLNGELVEPKKQIVYYIDPATPKKWRPYLIAGINDWQKAFEAAGFKNAIVGKEWPEDDKTMSLEDARYSVVRYYASETPNAYGPRVSDPRSGEIIESHVGWYHNVMKLVQRWYMIQAGPLDARARKMHLDDELMGQLIRFVSSHEIGHTIGLRHNMGASSATPVAKLRDKKWVEANGHTVSIMDYARFNYVAQPEDNISPQGIYPRIGAYDKWALKWGYSYFPKAKDEFEEETILAKLTTDSLTANPKLWFGGEGKDEDPRSQTEDLSDDAVTASDYGIKNLKRVVPNLIQWTYQPNDAYDNLSDMHKAVVRQYGLYLYHVLKYIGNNYITKRTVDEKGVVYQPVPKAKVKAAIDYVGRQLFVAPLWMYPQEINQLIALKTEDQIADQQNQVLNMLLSSGMLYNISLKAMQSEGAYTVPEFLNDLGQTVWINFSGNEKLDFYRRGLQRSYIEKLNLLLLPKEADPGKALNTAQRSDVRLYGKQHLVKLRADVTKLMNGTAGLNKEHFDSILIEIDKILSKINTTTTTI, encoded by the coding sequence ATGAAGAAATTATTTATTTTAACAATCATGCTGGTGGCTATACACCAGCATGGTTTTGCCCAAACGCCCGAAAAAAAAGCGGATAGTACAAGTACACAGCCGAAAGGTTTACAGCCCTACGAGAAAATAATTAAAGACAATTCTAAAAATAAAGCTGGTCTTTTTACGATTAGCCAGGTAGATACGAAGTTTTACTTTCAAATTCCTGACAGTTTATTTAATAGATATATGCTTGTTGTAACAAGATACCTTTCTACTCCAGAAGGAATGGGGGTTTTTGGCGGTGAAAAAGCCAACGAGCAGACTATTTATTTTGAAAAAGGAGCAAATAATACCGTTTTTTTAAGATCGTTACAATATAAACAGGATGTCCGCAACGCAGATTCGATGCTGGCAAAAGCATTAGCAGGTAGTAATGAAAATCCAATTGTGGCCGCTTTTCCAATAAAAACAACCAATCCTGAAACGGGAAATGTTGTTATTGATGTAACTGATGCCTTCAAGAAAGATAATCCAATGTTTTCTTTGGAAAGTAAAGAGAAAACAGAGAAAAAACTAACCTCTCTTGCAGATGATAAATCTTTTATTGAATCGATCGATACTTATCCAATTAACATTGAGGTAAAAACAACAAAAACGTACACGAACTCTACAGCAAGCAGCGGAAGTGTAACCTTACGATTAAATACTTCTATTGTACTATTGCCAAAAACACCAATGCGCAAACGTTTTGCCGATGAAAGAGTTGGTTTTTTTGCCAATAAATATGTTTTGTTCGATGATGATGAGCAGCGTGCGCAAACGAAATTCATAATTCAGCGTTATCGTTTGGAACCAAAAGACAAAGACATTAAGAAATATCTAAATGGCGAATTGGTTGAACCTAAAAAACAAATTGTTTATTATATCGATCCTGCAACGCCAAAAAAATGGAGACCGTATTTAATTGCAGGAATCAACGACTGGCAGAAAGCTTTTGAAGCTGCAGGTTTTAAAAATGCAATTGTGGGTAAAGAATGGCCGGAAGACGATAAAACAATGAGTTTGGAAGATGCAAGATATTCTGTAGTAAGATATTATGCTTCTGAAACACCAAATGCTTACGGACCACGTGTGAGTGATCCAAGAAGTGGAGAAATCATTGAGAGCCATGTTGGCTGGTATCATAATGTGATGAAATTAGTGCAGAGATGGTACATGATTCAGGCAGGACCTTTAGACGCCAGAGCCAGAAAAATGCATTTAGATGATGAATTAATGGGGCAATTAATTCGTTTTGTTTCTTCGCATGAAATTGGTCATACAATTGGTTTACGTCATAATATGGGAGCGAGCAGCGCAACTCCAGTAGCAAAATTAAGAGACAAAAAATGGGTTGAAGCAAATGGACATACCGTTTCTATAATGGATTATGCACGTTTTAACTATGTTGCACAGCCAGAAGATAATATTAGTCCGCAAGGTATTTATCCACGAATTGGTGCTTATGACAAATGGGCTCTTAAATGGGGATACAGCTATTTTCCAAAAGCAAAAGATGAGTTTGAAGAAGAAACAATACTGGCTAAATTAACGACAGATAGCCTGACTGCAAATCCTAAATTATGGTTTGGAGGAGAAGGTAAAGACGAAGATCCACGCAGTCAGACAGAAGATCTTAGTGATGATGCAGTAACTGCAAGTGATTACGGAATCAAAAATTTAAAGCGTGTAGTTCCAAATCTTATTCAATGGACGTATCAGCCAAATGATGCATATGATAATTTATCAGATATGCACAAAGCAGTTGTAAGACAATATGGTTTGTATTTATATCACGTACTAAAATATATAGGTAACAACTACATCACTAAAAGAACTGTCGATGAAAAAGGTGTAGTATACCAGCCCGTTCCAAAAGCAAAAGTAAAAGCAGCGATTGATTACGTAGGAAGACAATTGTTTGTTGCGCCTCTTTGGATGTATCCGCAGGAAATTAATCAATTAATTGCTTTAAAAACAGAAGATCAAATAGCAGATCAGCAAAATCAGGTATTAAATATGCTTTTGAGTTCTGGAATGCTTTATAACATCAGCCTTAAAGCAATGCAGTCAGAAGGAGCTTATACCGTTCCTGAATTTTTAAACGATCTGGGGCAAACCGTATGGATAAATTTTAGCGGGAATGAAAAATTAGATTTTTACAGAAGAGGTTTACAGCGTAGTTATATTGAAAAACTAAACTTGTTGTTATTGCCTAAAGAGGCAGACCCAGGGAAAGCTTTAAATACAGCGCAGCGCAGTGATGTACGATTATACGGAAAACAACATTTGGTCAAATTAAGAGCTGATGTTACAAAACTAATGAACGGAACAGCAGGATTAAATAAAGAACATTTCGATAGTATTTTGATTGAAATTGATAAAATCCTTTCAAAAATTAATACCACTACAACTACAATATGA
- a CDS encoding RagB/SusD family nutrient uptake outer membrane protein, whose protein sequence is MKKIYITLLSLMMLTVTSCEDYTDITPKGALVIETPEQFLELVSLPNRGYPINNFQYLSDDQWMKEANVIGKTPNVDIVNFTFDESVDRVSLIGSSSFYNQAYTYINRWNTIISLVDESKGDENTKRLAKAEAKIYRAYDHFLLVNTYAKGYDPQTAATDGGICIMDKFDLEAQPSKSTVAQVYDFIQKDIEDALPFLQEKPLDIYHPSLAFAYAFKAKVHLFKREIAQAKEAAEKSLSYNNQIFDMVAYNAQGGPNVLPVPAANNVEVLSYMYMTGYNEMNFAYQYIISPELRTLFGTNDARFNLFFNTTSATNLDQGSNTAYWATVYTKFFYPTVGMKTTEVYLMLAECYARDNQFKEAVDVLNTLRAKRILSGTVNLTVPTTRKETMDLVINERRKELLLGFNRFFDLKRLNTETEYAKTVTRVFPIVNKTVPQKTYTLQPNSRLYIIPFPLSVLQKNPKLTLNTDEKVPF, encoded by the coding sequence ATGAAAAAGATATATATAACACTGCTGTCGCTGATGATGCTTACAGTAACATCATGCGAAGATTATACAGATATTACGCCAAAAGGAGCTTTAGTTATTGAAACACCAGAACAATTTCTTGAATTGGTATCGCTGCCAAACAGAGGTTATCCAATCAATAACTTTCAGTATTTGTCAGACGATCAATGGATGAAAGAAGCAAACGTAATAGGCAAAACTCCAAACGTAGATATTGTCAATTTTACTTTTGATGAAAGTGTAGATAGAGTCTCTTTAATTGGAAGTTCTAGTTTTTATAATCAGGCTTACACCTATATAAACAGATGGAATACCATTATTTCATTAGTAGATGAGAGCAAAGGCGATGAAAACACGAAGCGTTTAGCAAAAGCAGAAGCTAAAATTTACAGAGCTTACGATCACTTTTTATTGGTGAATACTTACGCAAAAGGTTATGATCCTCAGACTGCTGCTACAGATGGCGGAATTTGTATTATGGATAAATTTGATTTAGAAGCACAGCCTTCAAAATCTACCGTAGCCCAGGTTTACGATTTTATTCAGAAAGATATTGAAGATGCACTGCCGTTTCTTCAAGAAAAACCACTTGACATTTACCACCCTTCATTAGCATTTGCTTATGCATTTAAGGCTAAAGTTCATTTGTTTAAACGTGAAATTGCCCAAGCAAAAGAAGCTGCAGAAAAATCATTAAGCTATAACAATCAAATATTTGATATGGTTGCTTATAATGCCCAAGGCGGACCAAATGTACTTCCTGTTCCAGCAGCAAATAATGTTGAAGTCCTAAGTTACATGTATATGACGGGTTATAATGAGATGAACTTTGCTTATCAATATATCATCAGTCCCGAGCTAAGAACTTTATTTGGTACAAACGATGCGCGTTTTAATTTGTTTTTCAATACTACCAGCGCAACAAATCTGGATCAGGGTTCAAATACAGCCTATTGGGCAACGGTATATACAAAATTCTTTTATCCGACAGTTGGTATGAAAACAACAGAGGTATATTTAATGCTGGCAGAATGTTACGCAAGAGATAACCAATTTAAAGAAGCCGTTGATGTTCTAAATACATTAAGAGCAAAACGTATTTTATCTGGTACTGTTAACTTAACCGTTCCAACTACTCGTAAAGAAACAATGGACTTGGTTATTAACGAAAGAAGAAAAGAACTGCTTTTAGGCTTTAACCGTTTTTTTGATTTGAAGAGATTAAATACCGAAACAGAATATGCTAAAACAGTTACGAGAGTATTTCCAATTGTAAACAAAACTGTTCCTCAAAAAACATATACGTTGCAGCCAAACTCTAGATTATATATTATACCATTTCCTTTATCTGTTTTGCAAAAGAATCCTAAACTTACCTTAAACACAGACGAAAAGGTTCCATTTTAA
- a CDS encoding SusC/RagA family TonB-linked outer membrane protein: MKLNLQPKKPYKKSGKKIPRFNFSTCLKIFGALIMLLCSYSGQAQNISINFKDAPLETVLKEVAKQSNYEVFYTQKLLKDSNPVTIYVKNSSLKETLNRIFSSQNLKYSLTNQTIVVTAGKEKAENLGNGSIDVRGKVLNNKNEPFPGVTVTLVGTNRNSITDFDGSFTFDNVPENGILECSGLTIEKKSFGISGKTQLTLVVEDKVAAMKEVVITGFQTIARSNFTGAIAKVDEKTLNENINTDLSSALEGRVAGLMFQKNPSGAAADKPILRGIGTFSSLEVGYSPLIVIDGLPTELTLNDINPYDIESVDVLKDAAAASIYGSRAANGIIVLTTKKGNGKLKVSINSDFFIAEKPNLRDMNYASTSDIIDLEQAVYNRERARFANTSTMFNNYGDIGNSSMKYYSPLYQLNRNLEEGKISNADYDSTLAQWRKNDYIQDYHDNVWQNEFRQRYNIAFSGSTSKQNTYVSLNYDESKNRVKFNQSRAFNLYAKSSFQINNWLNATFGINGTYSNDDVTDGDYNDYLTIQKRYERITDDNGNLVIAPFVGIRDGFTSSGVINPAVAEKLASLSGFKPMSFNILNSLQEGIEKQNSLSLRAFANLKAKIWRGLSYNTQFQYEVRRNDNEQYYDINSYKMRYAINTLTGYNPTTNVYTPVEGFSTGGRYEQSSNQSTNYSFRNQLDYAEEFGEGKHSINALAGFEMRETFLPRTVESLRYGYDPVTLTSAVMNNLALSQTGVSSYIFGNNRTLGALARTQKEILHRYFSVFSTASYTYLSKYNLTGSYRVDRADLFGVDPKYKNRPLWSAGLGWNVSNEEFMKEVKWVTSLKLRGTYGINGNIDQSTTPYITATRRNDNLYQSLQYTNITAQPNPMLRWEKTQSTNVGLDYSLFRAKLNGSIDLYRKYSSDLLATTDLDPTVGALTRRINAGALLNKGVEFTVGSEWYNNGSFRVASNVVFAYNKTTVRKVTRAQSSASVYIASPGDFFEENELYNSLYAYQYGGTTNGYPYVLDENGNPSITFDANGNPISTSIKTVTNPDALVNMGSLMPTYTGSLSQRFSYKQFDLNFLFVFSGGNVMRKEVLAMDTDVVNLSGIADRYTDANQNGNTRLYVDLDESVRNYATTISSQWKNSSANVVDGDYIKLRNISLGYNLPKTFAAKMNISSAKFTFQMNNIWYWSAAGNRIDPEVYSANSATRNLPSPKTYLLGFNLTL; this comes from the coding sequence ATGAAATTAAATTTACAACCAAAAAAACCTTACAAAAAATCTGGAAAAAAGATTCCCAGATTTAATTTTTCTACTTGTTTAAAGATATTCGGTGCACTTATTATGCTGCTTTGCAGTTATTCAGGACAAGCGCAGAATATTAGCATTAATTTCAAAGACGCACCGCTTGAAACGGTTTTAAAAGAAGTTGCTAAACAAAGTAACTACGAAGTCTTTTATACTCAGAAATTGCTCAAAGATTCGAATCCTGTTACTATTTATGTAAAGAATTCGAGTTTAAAAGAAACATTAAATCGAATTTTCAGTTCGCAAAATTTAAAATACTCGCTTACCAATCAAACCATTGTGGTAACTGCAGGAAAAGAAAAAGCGGAAAATTTGGGAAACGGATCAATCGACGTCCGAGGAAAGGTCTTAAATAATAAAAATGAGCCTTTTCCTGGAGTCACTGTTACCCTTGTAGGAACAAACAGAAATAGTATAACCGATTTTGACGGAAGTTTTACATTTGATAATGTTCCAGAAAATGGCATTCTTGAATGCTCTGGATTGACTATTGAGAAAAAATCTTTTGGTATCTCAGGCAAAACACAGCTGACCCTAGTTGTAGAGGACAAAGTGGCTGCGATGAAAGAAGTTGTGATAACGGGATTTCAAACCATAGCAAGAAGTAATTTTACTGGAGCAATTGCCAAAGTTGATGAAAAAACATTAAATGAAAACATTAATACTGATTTATCAAGTGCGCTGGAAGGTCGTGTTGCAGGTTTGATGTTTCAAAAAAATCCAAGCGGCGCTGCAGCAGATAAACCAATCTTGAGAGGTATAGGTACTTTTTCTTCTCTTGAAGTTGGTTACAGTCCGCTTATTGTAATAGATGGTCTTCCAACAGAATTGACTCTAAATGATATTAATCCTTATGATATAGAAAGTGTAGACGTTCTTAAAGACGCAGCTGCGGCTTCTATTTACGGTTCAAGAGCAGCAAATGGTATTATCGTCTTAACAACCAAAAAAGGAAATGGGAAATTAAAAGTAAGTATAAATTCAGATTTCTTTATTGCCGAAAAACCGAATTTGCGAGATATGAATTATGCTTCTACAAGTGATATAATTGATCTTGAACAAGCTGTATACAATAGAGAAAGAGCCAGATTTGCAAACACATCGACGATGTTTAACAATTATGGAGATATTGGAAACAGCAGTATGAAATATTACAGTCCTCTTTATCAGCTGAACAGAAATTTGGAAGAAGGAAAAATTAGTAATGCTGATTACGACAGCACACTTGCGCAATGGAGAAAAAACGACTACATACAAGATTATCATGATAATGTATGGCAGAATGAATTCAGACAGCGTTACAATATTGCATTTTCTGGTAGTACAAGTAAACAAAATACATACGTGTCGTTAAATTACGACGAATCAAAAAATCGGGTAAAATTCAACCAAAGCAGAGCCTTTAATCTTTATGCAAAAAGCAGTTTTCAGATCAATAACTGGTTGAATGCAACATTTGGGATAAATGGAACTTATAGCAATGACGACGTAACCGATGGTGATTATAATGATTACCTGACTATTCAAAAAAGATACGAGCGAATTACAGATGACAATGGAAATCTTGTAATAGCACCTTTTGTTGGAATTAGAGATGGTTTTACTTCCAGCGGTGTTATTAATCCGGCTGTTGCCGAAAAACTGGCAAGTTTAAGTGGTTTTAAACCAATGTCTTTTAATATTTTAAACTCACTTCAAGAAGGGATTGAGAAACAAAATTCACTAAGTTTAAGAGCATTTGCTAACCTAAAAGCTAAAATTTGGAGAGGACTAAGTTATAATACACAGTTTCAATATGAGGTAAGAAGAAACGATAATGAACAGTATTATGACATTAACTCTTATAAAATGCGTTATGCAATTAATACACTGACAGGATATAATCCAACAACAAATGTTTATACACCAGTAGAAGGCTTTTCTACAGGAGGACGTTACGAACAATCTAGTAATCAATCTACTAATTACTCTTTTAGAAATCAGTTAGACTATGCTGAGGAATTTGGCGAAGGGAAACATTCTATTAATGCTTTAGCTGGTTTTGAAATGCGCGAAACTTTTCTGCCAAGAACTGTCGAGTCGCTGCGTTATGGTTACGACCCTGTAACGCTTACATCGGCTGTAATGAATAATCTTGCGTTAAGTCAGACTGGAGTTTCAAGTTATATATTCGGAAATAATAGAACTTTAGGGGCTTTAGCGAGAACACAAAAAGAAATACTACACCGTTATTTTTCAGTATTTAGTACTGCGAGTTACACCTATTTATCTAAATATAACTTAACAGGAAGTTACCGTGTAGATAGAGCAGATTTATTTGGAGTAGATCCGAAGTATAAAAATCGTCCTTTATGGTCTGCAGGTTTAGGATGGAATGTCAGCAATGAAGAATTCATGAAAGAAGTAAAGTGGGTAACCTCTCTTAAACTTAGAGGAACTTATGGTATTAACGGAAATATAGATCAAAGTACAACTCCATACATTACCGCTACAAGAAGAAACGATAACTTATATCAATCTTTACAATACACCAATATTACAGCACAGCCTAATCCTATGTTAAGATGGGAGAAAACGCAAAGTACAAACGTTGGTTTAGATTATAGTTTGTTTAGGGCGAAGTTAAATGGTAGTATCGATTTATACCGTAAATATAGCAGCGACTTATTGGCAACGACAGATTTAGATCCTACAGTGGGAGCTTTGACAAGAAGAATTAATGCTGGAGCGTTATTAAACAAAGGAGTCGAATTTACTGTTGGGTCTGAATGGTACAACAATGGTAGTTTTCGTGTAGCTTCTAATGTTGTATTTGCTTACAACAAAACAACTGTTAGAAAAGTGACAAGAGCACAGTCATCAGCTTCTGTATATATTGCTTCGCCTGGAGATTTCTTTGAAGAAAATGAATTGTACAATAGTTTATATGCATACCAATACGGAGGAACAACAAATGGTTATCCGTACGTTTTAGATGAAAATGGCAATCCATCAATTACTTTTGATGCAAATGGCAATCCAATTTCTACAAGTATAAAAACGGTAACAAATCCCGATGCATTAGTAAACATGGGAAGTTTAATGCCAACTTATACAGGTTCGTTATCACAGCGATTTTCGTATAAGCAGTTTGATTTGAATTTCTTATTTGTTTTCTCTGGTGGGAACGTAATGCGTAAAGAAGTTCTTGCGATGGATACAGATGTGGTAAACCTATCAGGTATTGCAGATCGTTACACAGATGCCAATCAAAATGGTAATACGCGTTTATATGTAGATTTAGACGAAAGTGTTAGAAATTACGCAACTACTATAAGCAGCCAGTGGAAAAATTCAAGTGCAAATGTTGTAGATGGAGATTATATCAAACTTAGAAACATTTCACTAGGTTATAATCTGCCAAAAACCTTTGCTGCTAAAATGAATATTTCATCAGCAAAATTTACTTTTCAAATGAATAATATTTGGTATTGGAGTGCAGCCGGAAATCGTATCGACCCAGAAGTTTACAGCGCAAACTCTGCTACACGTAATTTGCCATCGCCAAAAACGTATTTATTAGGCTTTAACCTTACTCTTTAA